A window of the Candidatus Kryptoniota bacterium genome harbors these coding sequences:
- a CDS encoding dihydroorotate dehydrogenase-like protein, producing MDLKTNYLGLGLKNPLVASASPLSRSIDSMKWLEDSGASAIVMYSLFEEEIAHERAELDHYLHYGTDSFAEALTYLPSAAEYNLEPDSYLDLLRKAKESLGIPVIPSLNGITTGGWIKYAKYFEEAGADAVELNVYYIPTDPRLTSDDVEARYTDVLAAVKDTVRIPVAVKLSPYFSSLTNLTDRLVKIGASGLVLFNRFYQPDIDIEKLEVEPGVVLSSSADNRLPMRWIAILYGRTKASLAATSGIHTAEDVLKLVMAGADVTMMCSALLQNGPAHIKKVLTDLTKWMEEHEYASIEQMKGSMSQKSVADPAAFERANYVKALNRFKLLL from the coding sequence ATGGACCTAAAAACGAATTACCTCGGACTCGGACTGAAGAACCCATTGGTTGCTTCAGCCAGCCCGCTCTCGCGAAGCATCGATAGCATGAAATGGCTCGAGGATTCAGGCGCATCGGCGATCGTGATGTACTCCCTCTTCGAAGAGGAGATCGCGCACGAAAGGGCAGAGCTCGATCACTACCTGCACTATGGAACCGATAGTTTTGCAGAAGCGCTGACCTATCTGCCGTCCGCGGCTGAATACAACCTTGAGCCCGACTCTTATCTTGACCTCCTGCGGAAAGCGAAAGAGTCTCTCGGGATTCCCGTTATACCAAGTCTCAACGGAATTACGACGGGCGGTTGGATAAAATACGCGAAGTATTTCGAAGAGGCCGGCGCCGATGCCGTCGAGCTGAATGTTTATTATATTCCGACCGATCCTCGCCTCACGTCGGATGACGTCGAAGCACGTTATACTGATGTCCTTGCAGCAGTGAAAGATACAGTCAGAATTCCCGTGGCTGTGAAGCTTAGTCCGTATTTCAGTTCACTGACCAATCTGACCGACAGGCTTGTCAAGATTGGGGCCTCCGGATTAGTTCTGTTCAACCGATTTTATCAACCTGACATCGATATCGAGAAACTCGAGGTTGAACCCGGGGTCGTCCTGAGCAGCTCCGCGGACAACAGACTTCCGATGAGATGGATTGCGATACTCTACGGAAGAACCAAAGCGAGTCTCGCAGCGACGAGCGGGATACATACGGCAGAAGACGTATTAAAACTCGTCATGGCGGGTGCCGATGTCACGATGATGTGTTCCGCGCTGCTCCAAAACGGTCCGGCACACATAAAAAAGGTCCTCACAGATTTGACAAAGTGGATGGAAGAGCATGAGTATGCTTCGATTGAACAAATGAAAGGAAGCATGAGTCAGAAGTCCGTTGCGGATCCCGCCGCGTTCGAGCGGGCAAATTACGTGAAGGCGCTGAACAGATTTAAGCTTCTCCTCTAA
- a CDS encoding sugar-binding domain-containing protein produces MNRTTESVIDLDGKWKMKDFTSGIGVQKKIYLPENEPADCLPCQVPGTVRTALLQAGEIPDPYFGYNNEKSLWVEQKEWWFFKKFSVPAGLEGKFIDLDFEGTSFQGEFWINGQKAGELKGMLNPRSFDVSRLLKYGAENQVVVRLEAPPDEWSKTMEDGLTWRAPRDQLYSIAQCMYGWDWGPHGLPIGLWKSVSLHVTGPVRIENPYVVTKVKSSKKAVCNVRIEVRNLTADSIDARIVGQVKEKKSNRIASDFEKTVKLKSKETRKMIFDVAVTDPQLWWPNGMGDQNLYILDVAVAERDSESDNLSTQFGIRELKLVDNERVGEFLKSMQNDVGDPHHLGNAVGSYPWTFLVNGRKMFAKGGNWIPDDQLLRLDHSRYERLLKLFKDGNFNLLRVWGGGLYETDDFYNLCDEYGILTWQEFLSNQNFSKIDRDNFLEGAKSAVLRLRNHPSLTFWCGGNEFDPDDVGSKTVIDSLAALLKTFDPVREFHRASPYMGDDHYWGVWHGLEPYTKYRVVRPFRSEAGLNAPPVFENYVKFTPAQFLWPPDTTYIEYHGESGTGFTHLSKLMRYADEFGDPSCIEELITRGQLYQALGNEFDMEFCRSNKFRNSGFLVWQYDDIWPCLSWSIVDWYGTPKPSYYFLKRASRPVHISADYERYLWNPGETFKSDVYLLNDTEDSLKELNFRATLLDCRGRTLAEKSGSAGTSANTSKKIGEIKYRIPESMKGKSFFVVVELEKKSGGKISDAIYPIAVSNSGELSDYKNIFSDLNNMPKVHLSAKSGSLEVSKDSSWIAAGEIQLTNPDSSLAFFVRIRMVEESDTLRSSYSDNYISLVGGETKTISVRIEHDGKMVPPPQLHFEISGLNCQIQELKMDVNGI; encoded by the coding sequence ATGAATCGAACGACTGAATCTGTGATCGATCTCGATGGTAAGTGGAAGATGAAAGACTTCACATCGGGAATCGGTGTTCAGAAAAAGATCTACCTGCCGGAGAATGAACCCGCTGATTGTCTACCATGTCAAGTCCCCGGAACTGTAAGGACCGCGTTACTGCAAGCAGGAGAGATTCCTGATCCGTATTTCGGTTACAATAATGAAAAGTCGCTCTGGGTCGAACAGAAAGAGTGGTGGTTCTTCAAGAAATTTTCAGTGCCGGCCGGTCTTGAAGGCAAATTCATCGATCTTGATTTCGAAGGGACTTCGTTCCAGGGTGAATTCTGGATAAACGGCCAAAAGGCGGGTGAGCTGAAAGGAATGCTGAACCCACGGTCGTTCGATGTCTCAAGGCTTCTGAAATATGGCGCAGAGAACCAGGTGGTGGTTCGTCTTGAGGCGCCGCCTGATGAATGGTCAAAGACGATGGAAGATGGTTTGACATGGCGTGCGCCGAGAGACCAATTGTACTCAATCGCGCAGTGTATGTATGGCTGGGACTGGGGTCCGCATGGACTTCCGATTGGGTTGTGGAAGTCCGTAAGCCTGCACGTCACCGGACCCGTGCGAATTGAGAATCCATATGTGGTAACAAAAGTTAAATCCAGTAAGAAAGCGGTATGTAACGTTCGAATCGAGGTCCGGAATCTTACCGCTGATTCAATTGATGCGCGAATTGTCGGACAAGTGAAAGAAAAGAAATCGAATCGAATTGCATCTGATTTCGAGAAAACCGTTAAGCTGAAGTCCAAAGAGACGAGGAAAATGATTTTTGATGTTGCCGTGACCGATCCTCAGTTGTGGTGGCCGAACGGGATGGGTGATCAGAACCTTTATATACTCGACGTCGCCGTGGCGGAGAGAGATTCAGAATCCGATAATTTGTCGACTCAGTTTGGAATCAGGGAGTTGAAGCTCGTGGATAATGAGCGTGTGGGGGAATTTCTCAAGTCGATGCAGAATGACGTCGGAGACCCGCACCATTTGGGAAACGCCGTCGGCTCATATCCGTGGACATTTTTGGTGAACGGCAGGAAGATGTTCGCAAAAGGTGGAAACTGGATACCTGATGACCAGCTCCTCCGTCTGGATCACAGCAGGTATGAACGATTGCTGAAACTATTTAAGGACGGAAATTTTAATCTGCTTCGTGTTTGGGGAGGAGGACTTTACGAGACCGACGATTTTTACAACTTGTGTGATGAGTACGGGATTCTCACCTGGCAGGAATTCCTGAGTAATCAGAACTTTTCGAAAATCGACCGGGATAATTTTCTTGAAGGTGCGAAGTCCGCAGTGCTGCGCTTGAGAAATCATCCTTCTCTCACCTTCTGGTGCGGCGGAAACGAGTTCGATCCGGACGATGTTGGAAGCAAGACTGTGATTGACTCGCTTGCAGCGCTCTTGAAAACCTTCGATCCGGTTCGCGAATTCCACAGAGCGTCTCCGTATATGGGTGATGATCACTATTGGGGGGTCTGGCACGGCCTAGAACCGTACACGAAGTACCGCGTAGTGCGGCCATTCCGGAGCGAGGCCGGTCTGAACGCTCCTCCGGTATTTGAAAATTATGTCAAGTTCACACCCGCTCAATTCCTGTGGCCGCCTGACACAACGTACATTGAATACCATGGAGAATCGGGCACGGGTTTCACTCACCTCAGCAAGTTGATGCGGTACGCGGACGAGTTCGGCGATCCTTCGTGCATCGAGGAACTTATTACGCGCGGACAGCTCTACCAGGCACTCGGTAATGAATTTGATATGGAGTTCTGCAGATCTAATAAGTTTCGGAACAGCGGATTCCTGGTATGGCAATATGATGACATATGGCCGTGTCTTTCGTGGTCGATCGTAGATTGGTACGGCACTCCGAAGCCTTCATATTATTTTCTGAAACGTGCTTCGCGCCCAGTTCATATTTCTGCCGACTATGAAAGATATCTGTGGAATCCAGGAGAGACTTTCAAATCGGATGTATACCTTTTGAATGATACTGAAGATTCACTCAAGGAGCTCAACTTCAGAGCGACACTGCTTGATTGCAGAGGACGAACTTTGGCAGAGAAATCCGGCAGTGCGGGCACAAGCGCTAATACTTCTAAGAAGATCGGCGAAATAAAGTATAGAATACCGGAGTCGATGAAAGGCAAATCCTTCTTTGTAGTTGTCGAACTGGAGAAGAAGTCGGGAGGAAAGATATCCGATGCGATCTATCCGATAGCTGTCAGCAACTCGGGCGAATTAAGCGACTACAAAAACATTTTTTCCGATTTAAACAACATGCCCAAGGTCCATCTGTCAGCAAAGTCCGGATCACTCGAAGTATCAAAAGATTCGAGTTGGATAGCTGCCGGTGAGATTCAGTTGACAAATCCAGACTCGAGCCTGGCGTTCTTTGTGAGAATCCGTATGGTTGAGGAATCGGATACGCTGAGGAGTTCGTACAGCGACAACTACATATCGCTCGTTGGCGGCGAAACCAAGACGATCTCGGTAAGAATCGAGCACGATGGGAAGATGGTTCCCCCACCTCAACTTCATTTCGAGATATCGGGACTGAACTGTCAGATTCAGGAGCTTAAGATGGATGTGAACGGCATCTAG
- a CDS encoding zf-HC2 domain-containing protein has product MRCKDVREKIIPFVLDELGEEDSRLVSEHVGSCAGCRKESEDYRQTILAMGRWKIPAHGPAPVFALLPGALPVRRAKNSLSLISGLFARYGLRLTFAAALVAAFLMGTRVQFDNGAIVIAIGRSATNPLAADSSRIASEIAAAEKRNLQIVSELIAASEARQADMYKSSLETFSKQISGQQRTYMMYFTNHLYRLQEQNQLAYYQSKAALTGVMRLADAVK; this is encoded by the coding sequence ATGCGATGTAAAGATGTTCGTGAAAAGATTATCCCGTTCGTTCTGGACGAACTTGGGGAAGAAGACAGCCGATTGGTCAGTGAACACGTCGGATCATGTGCCGGCTGCCGCAAAGAATCGGAAGATTACAGACAGACAATCCTTGCGATGGGGCGCTGGAAAATTCCCGCGCATGGTCCCGCCCCGGTGTTCGCACTCTTGCCGGGGGCGTTGCCCGTGAGACGTGCGAAAAACTCCCTGTCACTAATCTCAGGTCTCTTCGCAAGGTACGGTTTACGCCTGACGTTCGCTGCGGCACTTGTCGCTGCGTTCCTCATGGGGACACGTGTTCAATTTGACAATGGAGCCATCGTTATTGCTATCGGACGATCCGCGACTAACCCGTTAGCAGCTGATTCGTCAAGGATCGCTTCAGAAATTGCGGCAGCCGAAAAGCGAAATCTTCAAATTGTGTCAGAATTGATCGCCGCTAGCGAAGCACGTCAGGCGGACATGTACAAATCTAGCCTTGAGACTTTCTCAAAGCAGATCAGCGGCCAGCAACGGACTTACATGATGTATTTTACAAATCATCTCTATCGTCTGCAGGAACAGAACCAGCTCGCATACTATCAGTCGAAGGCCGCCCTCACCGGCGTGATGAGGCTCGCTGACGCTGTCAAGTAA
- a CDS encoding RNA polymerase sigma factor: MKTFLHKPPSYYRMPDSPEFELIAKFKAGDVSVFNLLTRRWYEKILGFLYRVLGNMEDAEDACQKTFITVYTRLHQLNEPAKFRSWLYRIANNNAMDLLNDRKHIARSRTNGESEDPHIDLDGPDTEAADLESRIDLVGLHILFEKIMLSIPEEQRVVIVMKLYQDMKFSEIAETLNVPLNTVKTRMYSGLRAMKDSLARNKLIEEILKDAM, translated from the coding sequence TTGAAAACTTTCCTTCACAAACCTCCGTCATACTATAGGATGCCAGACAGCCCAGAATTCGAGTTAATTGCAAAGTTTAAGGCAGGCGATGTCTCAGTCTTCAACCTCCTCACCAGGAGGTGGTATGAGAAGATACTAGGTTTCCTGTATCGCGTGCTCGGCAACATGGAAGATGCCGAGGATGCTTGCCAGAAAACATTCATCACGGTCTACACGCGCCTGCATCAGTTGAACGAGCCGGCCAAATTCCGGTCGTGGCTCTATCGCATAGCGAACAATAACGCCATGGACCTATTAAACGACAGAAAACATATTGCTCGAAGCCGCACAAACGGAGAATCTGAGGATCCGCATATCGACCTCGATGGACCGGACACGGAGGCGGCTGACCTGGAGTCAAGGATCGATCTTGTGGGCCTTCATATTCTTTTCGAGAAGATAATGCTTTCAATTCCGGAAGAACAAAGAGTCGTGATTGTAATGAAGCTGTACCAGGATATGAAGTTCTCGGAGATTGCCGAGACGCTCAATGTCCCTCTCAACACCGTGAAAACCAGGATGTACTCCGGACTTCGTGCAATGAAAGATTCCCTTGCCAGGAACAAATTGATCGAGGAGATTCTGAAAGATGCGATGTAA
- a CDS encoding GH92 family glycosyl hydrolase: MKTSFVILAKLSILIPISVPAQSHKAPLDYVNPAIGGVSLLLSTTKPIVQLPHDYPQVTPVLNPGLNDSYLATKVYGFPAGAIVLMPGIGSVKTDPDEIASDFDRDFETRTPYFYQVLLDDYGIETSFTAGHFSVFYRFKYSGTDTNLINVMMADSGTIRIISQTEIEGSTEVNDVPYYFYLKFSEPFGDAKSWDYGGVPDSRTEIEGRKIGITLVFTRSKERMIQVKSGLSFISLDQARKNLGESIHGWDFEKRIQETKSAWERLLGKIEVKGGTDKEKTIFYTSLYRAEQNMTDITEDGKYYSGYDHAVHDSHGRDFYTDDQLWDTFRCEHPLQLLLDPIQQEDIIQSYIRMYEEWGWLPLFPRIYGEFPAMIGQHANALIADAYFKGYRDFDVAKAYEAMKKEAMRATMLPWRNGIMDMLDSIYLEKGYFPALKEGETETNPNVHPFERRQAVSVTLETAYDDWCLAMMAKELGHSDDYGYFLKRAYNYKKVFDTTIGFMAPKTADGEWVKGFDPTLPSGPGGRDYFSECNSWIYTFSVMHDMTGLIQLFGGRKEFLSKLDSLFEAQYGGIWKYSFLGKFPDMTGLIGNYAQGNEPSFHIPYIYDFAGEPWKAQKIIREILEVWYNDSPLGIPGDDDLGAMGSWYVFSSMGFYPFCPGASYYVIGSPIFKEVTIHLAGGNSFDIKADNVSIQNKYIESATLNGKPLMKPWFTQEDLAHGGILELQMGPRPNKSWGSAPEDAPPSMSDK; the protein is encoded by the coding sequence ATGAAGACCTCGTTCGTGATTCTTGCGAAGCTATCGATCCTGATCCCGATATCCGTTCCTGCCCAATCGCACAAGGCACCTTTGGACTACGTTAATCCGGCTATCGGAGGTGTCAGCCTTTTGCTTTCGACGACGAAGCCGATCGTGCAGCTGCCTCATGACTATCCACAGGTAACGCCGGTGTTGAATCCGGGATTAAACGATTCATATCTTGCCACTAAGGTTTATGGGTTTCCCGCCGGTGCGATTGTTCTCATGCCGGGTATCGGGAGTGTGAAGACCGATCCGGATGAGATCGCATCGGATTTCGATAGGGATTTCGAAACACGCACTCCGTATTTCTATCAAGTGTTGCTTGATGATTATGGCATCGAGACCTCTTTCACTGCGGGACATTTTTCAGTGTTCTATCGATTCAAATACTCAGGAACGGACACGAACCTCATTAACGTCATGATGGCCGACAGCGGAACTATAAGGATCATTTCTCAGACCGAGATTGAAGGTTCCACTGAAGTCAATGACGTTCCATATTATTTTTATCTTAAATTTTCAGAACCGTTCGGTGACGCAAAATCCTGGGATTACGGCGGAGTGCCGGACTCCAGGACGGAAATTGAAGGGAGGAAGATAGGGATCACTTTGGTATTCACGCGGTCCAAGGAGCGGATGATTCAGGTGAAATCAGGCCTTTCATTTATCAGTCTCGATCAGGCCAGGAAGAATCTCGGGGAATCAATCCACGGTTGGGATTTTGAGAAACGAATACAGGAGACTAAGTCGGCCTGGGAGCGTCTCCTCGGCAAGATCGAGGTCAAAGGTGGTACAGACAAGGAGAAGACTATTTTTTACACCTCGCTATATCGAGCCGAGCAGAATATGACAGACATAACGGAGGACGGAAAGTACTACAGTGGTTATGATCACGCCGTACATGACAGTCACGGAAGGGATTTTTACACGGACGACCAGTTGTGGGATACCTTCCGTTGTGAACACCCTCTTCAGTTACTCCTTGACCCAATACAGCAGGAAGATATTATCCAATCGTATATAAGAATGTATGAAGAGTGGGGATGGCTGCCGTTATTCCCGAGAATCTACGGCGAGTTTCCGGCGATGATTGGTCAGCATGCAAACGCGCTGATAGCTGACGCTTACTTCAAGGGTTATCGTGACTTCGATGTGGCGAAAGCATATGAGGCAATGAAAAAGGAAGCGATGCGCGCGACTATGCTTCCGTGGCGAAATGGGATCATGGACATGCTTGATTCAATTTACTTGGAAAAGGGTTACTTCCCGGCGCTGAAAGAGGGGGAAACCGAAACGAATCCTAACGTTCACCCTTTTGAGAGGAGGCAGGCTGTTTCAGTCACCCTGGAGACTGCATACGATGACTGGTGCCTCGCGATGATGGCAAAGGAGCTGGGGCACAGTGACGACTACGGATATTTTCTCAAGCGCGCCTACAATTACAAGAAAGTCTTCGACACGACTATAGGTTTCATGGCGCCCAAGACCGCGGACGGAGAGTGGGTGAAAGGATTCGATCCGACCTTACCCAGCGGTCCGGGCGGGCGCGACTATTTCTCGGAATGTAACTCGTGGATTTACACTTTCAGTGTCATGCACGATATGACGGGGTTGATTCAGCTCTTTGGCGGACGTAAAGAATTCTTGAGCAAACTCGATTCTCTCTTTGAAGCGCAGTACGGAGGCATTTGGAAGTATTCGTTTCTCGGCAAGTTCCCGGACATGACCGGGCTGATAGGGAATTATGCGCAAGGAAACGAACCGAGCTTTCACATACCGTACATTTATGATTTTGCCGGCGAGCCATGGAAAGCCCAGAAGATTATCCGCGAGATATTGGAAGTGTGGTACAACGATAGTCCGCTCGGTATCCCGGGTGATGACGATCTAGGCGCGATGGGATCATGGTACGTATTTTCATCGATGGGATTCTATCCGTTTTGTCCCGGCGCATCCTACTACGTGATAGGCAGCCCGATTTTCAAGGAAGTAACCATTCATTTGGCGGGCGGAAATTCGTTTGATATTAAAGCCGACAACGTGTCGATTCAGAACAAGTACATCGAGTCCGCGACTCTCAACGGCAAGCCGCTCATGAAACCATGGTTCACGCAAGAGGACCTCGCACACGGAGGTATTCTCGAGCTGCAGATGGGGCCAAGGCCGAACAAAAGTTGGGGAAGTGCACCCGAAGATGCCCCTCCCTCAATGAGCGATAAGTGA